Proteins encoded within one genomic window of Dyadobacter chenhuakuii:
- a CDS encoding Lrp/AsnC family transcriptional regulator, whose translation MQPDLTDRKIMDLLQTDSQLTIKEIASRINLSVTPVHERIRKLEKEGIIDKYVCLLNRRKLGKALVVYCNVTLDKQRKESFEDFNQAIVKMSEVLECSVVSGNFDYMLKVIVEDAEAYNQFYQHKLSALKSVLHISSYFVISEIKYTTGISVV comes from the coding sequence ATGCAACCTGACCTCACGGATCGTAAAATAATGGATTTGCTGCAAACTGATTCTCAATTGACCATCAAGGAGATAGCGAGCAGGATTAATTTGTCGGTGACGCCCGTTCACGAGCGGATCCGCAAGCTGGAAAAAGAAGGCATCATTGATAAGTATGTTTGCCTCCTTAACCGCCGCAAGCTGGGCAAAGCGCTGGTGGTTTACTGTAATGTAACATTGGATAAACAACGGAAGGAAAGCTTCGAGGATTTCAACCAGGCGATTGTAAAAATGAGCGAAGTGCTCGAATGTTCGGTCGTTTCGGGAAACTTCGATTATATGCTGAAAGTGATCGTGGAAGATGCCGAGGCATACAATCAATTTTACCAGCACAAACTTTCTGCCCTTAAAAGTGTGTTACACATCAGCAGTTATTTCGTAATTTCCGAAATCAAGTACACGACGGGAATTTCGGTGGTGTAG
- the lepB gene encoding signal peptidase I, which translates to MAINKEMTSRTAHTGKRKSPVREWFDSILFAVVAATLIRWLFFEAFTIPTPSMENSLLVGDFLFVSKLHYGTRTPKTPLQVPLTHQTIWGTSIPSYSDAIQLPQYRLPGFSEVKRGDVVVFNYPPELQHPVDLKTNYIKRCMGLPGDKLEVRDLQVYANGTAVENPVRMENEYFVATTTSVNEEKVFKENGISEYNAYTESFNDTIPSNDQMGYLVFTTVEIAAKLKAYDFVKGITLVKSSKDISEPMLYPNSSLFKWNRDNYGPITVPKEGATVQLNPENIATYGPVIKNYEGLEGVEFDEKSLKVAGKAVTSYTFKQDYYFMMGDNRHNSADSRYWGFVPMDHIVGKAVFVWMSIDPNPTSFFNKIRWNRLFRVIN; encoded by the coding sequence ATGGCTATTAATAAAGAAATGACTTCCCGAACTGCTCACACCGGCAAAAGAAAATCGCCGGTCAGAGAATGGTTCGATTCCATACTTTTTGCTGTTGTTGCCGCGACCCTGATCCGTTGGTTGTTTTTCGAAGCTTTTACAATCCCGACGCCGTCCATGGAGAACAGCCTTTTGGTAGGTGATTTCTTGTTTGTCAGCAAGCTGCATTATGGCACCAGGACGCCCAAAACGCCCCTGCAAGTGCCATTAACACATCAAACGATATGGGGAACCAGCATTCCTTCCTATTCAGATGCTATTCAATTGCCACAATATCGCCTGCCGGGTTTCAGCGAAGTGAAAAGGGGAGACGTTGTAGTTTTCAACTATCCGCCCGAATTACAACATCCGGTTGATTTGAAAACAAATTATATCAAGCGATGCATGGGATTGCCCGGAGATAAGCTGGAAGTGAGGGATTTGCAGGTTTATGCCAATGGCACTGCGGTTGAAAATCCGGTTCGGATGGAGAATGAATATTTCGTTGCGACGACGACTTCTGTGAATGAGGAAAAAGTGTTTAAGGAAAACGGCATCTCGGAGTACAATGCGTATACCGAGAGCTTTAATGATACAATTCCTTCCAATGACCAGATGGGTTACCTGGTTTTCACAACTGTGGAAATTGCAGCTAAACTGAAAGCCTATGATTTTGTAAAAGGCATTACATTGGTTAAATCATCGAAGGACATTAGCGAGCCCATGCTGTATCCGAATTCCTCTTTGTTCAAATGGAACCGCGATAATTACGGCCCTATCACCGTTCCCAAAGAAGGGGCGACCGTCCAGCTGAATCCTGAAAATATTGCGACATATGGTCCCGTCATCAAGAATTATGAAGGACTGGAAGGCGTGGAGTTTGATGAAAAATCTTTGAAAGTGGCTGGTAAGGCTGTTACAAGCTACACATTTAAGCAGGATTACTATTTCATGATGGGGGATAACCGTCATAATTCGGCTGATTCGCGTTACTGGGGATTTGTGCCGATGGATCACATAGTGGGAAAGGCGGTTTTTGTCTGGATGTCCATCGATCCAAATCCTACGAGCTTCTTTAATAAAATCAGATGGAACCGTTTGTTCCGTGTGATCAACTAA
- a CDS encoding radical SAM protein, with the protein MNKNFKDGLNLMSKVTPKRAWNAIQILSSYFYSKATGNPVHWGMPIAISFEPTTSCNLRCPECPSGLRSFTRPTGMMEEKLYKKTIDELADTLLYLIFYFQGEPYLHPKFFELVQYAHDKGIYTATSTNAHYLTDEKAKKTVESGLDRLIISIDGTTQDVYKQYRIGGNLEKVLEGTRNIIKWKKELKSATPHVIFQFLVVKPNEHQIEDVKKLAEEMGVDEVGLKTAQIYDYEEGSDLIPTIDKYSRYEKAESGRYSIKNKFVDHCWKMWHSCVITWDGAVVPCCFDKDAEYQLGDMKRETFRQLWKGKKYSDFRASLIRSRSEIEMCKNCTEGTQVWA; encoded by the coding sequence ATGAATAAAAATTTTAAAGATGGGCTGAACCTGATGTCCAAGGTCACTCCCAAAAGGGCCTGGAACGCCATCCAGATACTAAGCAGTTATTTTTATTCAAAAGCAACGGGTAACCCGGTCCACTGGGGCATGCCGATCGCAATTTCTTTCGAACCAACCACTTCCTGTAATTTACGCTGTCCTGAGTGCCCGAGCGGCCTGCGGTCCTTCACACGCCCGACCGGGATGATGGAAGAAAAATTATATAAAAAGACTATTGACGAGCTTGCCGATACATTACTATACCTGATTTTTTACTTCCAGGGCGAGCCTTATCTGCACCCAAAGTTTTTTGAACTGGTCCAATACGCGCATGACAAAGGCATTTATACGGCTACTTCCACGAATGCACATTATCTGACGGACGAGAAAGCGAAGAAAACGGTCGAGTCCGGTTTGGATCGTTTGATCATTTCCATTGACGGCACCACGCAGGACGTTTATAAGCAATATCGCATTGGCGGGAATCTGGAAAAGGTTCTGGAAGGAACGCGCAACATTATCAAATGGAAAAAGGAGCTGAAATCGGCCACGCCGCATGTGATTTTCCAGTTTTTGGTGGTGAAACCGAATGAGCACCAGATTGAAGATGTGAAAAAACTGGCTGAGGAAATGGGTGTGGATGAAGTGGGTTTGAAAACGGCTCAGATCTATGACTATGAAGAAGGTTCGGACCTTATCCCGACCATTGACAAATATTCCCGTTACGAAAAAGCCGAAAGCGGCCGCTATTCAATCAAAAACAAGTTTGTAGACCATTGCTGGAAGATGTGGCATTCGTGCGTGATCACCTGGGATGGTGCCGTGGTGCCTTGCTGCTTTGACAAAGACGCCGAATATCAGCTCGGCGATATGAAGCGCGAGACATTCCGCCAGCTTTGGAAAGGCAAAAAATACAGCGACTTCCGGGCATCACTGATCCGCTCGCGTTCGGAGATTGAAATGTGTAAAAACTGCACCGAAGGAACGCAGGTCTGGGCGTGA
- a CDS encoding DUF5683 domain-containing protein, with translation MKNWFWLLALVLFSVEAIAQKSKKDTLQRGEAQIITTDSTLFGEIDSLTGKKKEKKFFPVPKTATRLALIPGGGQIYNRDYWKLPIVYIAFGGGLYAYYLNSLKYHDYLDTYRSFYDLDPNSPTYGSIKKGLTPDSTKAIRVRNLLNTNSEMTVATRDQAARGKNYWRRNRGFALIVSGLIYTLSIVEANVAAHLKTFDLSEDLTLRVEPKLNQPAMLTPTPGVRLVFNLK, from the coding sequence TTGAAAAACTGGTTTTGGCTTCTCGCATTGGTGTTGTTTTCGGTGGAAGCAATCGCACAAAAATCAAAGAAGGACACATTGCAACGCGGTGAGGCGCAGATTATCACAACAGATAGCACGCTATTTGGCGAAATAGATTCACTGACAGGGAAGAAAAAAGAAAAGAAATTTTTCCCGGTCCCAAAAACGGCGACAAGGCTTGCATTGATTCCGGGAGGAGGGCAGATCTATAACCGCGATTACTGGAAACTTCCTATCGTTTACATTGCTTTTGGAGGTGGATTGTATGCTTATTATCTCAACTCACTGAAATATCACGATTACCTGGATACTTACAGATCCTTTTATGATCTAGATCCAAACAGTCCGACTTACGGAAGCATAAAAAAAGGCTTAACACCGGATTCAACCAAGGCGATACGGGTTCGCAATTTGTTGAATACAAACAGTGAAATGACCGTAGCAACGCGTGACCAGGCTGCGAGAGGCAAAAATTACTGGCGACGCAACCGGGGTTTCGCTTTAATTGTGTCGGGTTTGATCTATACATTATCCATCGTCGAGGCAAACGTGGCGGCACATTTGAAGACATTCGATTTGTCGGAAGACCTTACATTAAGAGTCGAGCCGAAACTGAACCAACCTGCCATGCTGACGCCGACACCCGGAGTGAGGCTGGTTTTTAACCTAAAATAG
- a CDS encoding ParB/RepB/Spo0J family partition protein: MENSKAKKMTGLGRGLGALLQDSEKVNTHRTKERPSSTDVVGSMSEIDVSLIEANPYQPRTKFDQESLQELADSIRVQGIIQPITVRQLSEDSYQLISGERRLQASRSIGMTAIPAYIRTANDQQMLEMALIENIQRENLNSIEIALSYQRLILECNLKQEELGVRVGKNRTTVNNYIRLLKLPPVIQAALRDNQISMGHARAIITINSDQSQLKIFNKIIEEGWSVRKVEEEVRKLGMMSNISFASKKQATINQEIKSLQFQLSSFFGAKVSVKSNNDNKGEIKIPFASQDELKKILETLKFK, from the coding sequence ATGGAGAACAGTAAAGCCAAGAAAATGACAGGATTGGGAAGAGGCCTCGGAGCACTTCTTCAGGATTCTGAAAAAGTAAATACGCACAGGACCAAAGAACGGCCGTCTTCAACGGACGTCGTAGGTTCGATGAGCGAAATTGATGTTAGCCTTATCGAGGCAAACCCTTACCAGCCCCGCACGAAATTCGATCAGGAATCCTTGCAGGAATTAGCGGATTCCATTCGCGTTCAGGGCATTATACAACCCATTACCGTAAGACAATTGTCCGAGGACAGCTATCAGCTGATCTCTGGTGAAAGGCGTTTGCAGGCTTCCAGGTCCATTGGAATGACTGCCATTCCTGCCTATATAAGGACTGCCAATGACCAGCAAATGCTGGAAATGGCGCTGATCGAGAACATTCAGCGGGAAAACCTGAACTCGATCGAAATCGCGCTCAGCTATCAGAGGCTTATTTTGGAATGTAATCTCAAACAGGAAGAACTGGGCGTCCGCGTAGGCAAGAACCGCACGACGGTGAACAACTATATCCGTTTGCTGAAACTGCCGCCGGTGATCCAGGCAGCATTGCGCGACAACCAGATCAGCATGGGACATGCGCGTGCGATTATCACCATTAACAGCGATCAGAGTCAATTAAAGATTTTTAACAAAATAATTGAAGAGGGCTGGTCGGTGCGAAAAGTGGAAGAGGAGGTCAGAAAGCTGGGAATGATGAGTAATATCTCATTTGCGAGCAAAAAACAGGCAACAATTAATCAAGAAATTAAGTCGTTACAGTTTCAATTATCGTCCTTTTTCGGGGCTAAGGTTTCCGTAAAAAGCAATAATGACAACAAAGGCGAAATCAAGATCCCCTTTGCTTCTCAGGACGAGCTCAAAAAGATTCTGGAAACACTGAAATTTAAATAA
- a CDS encoding alpha-amylase family glycosyl hydrolase, protein MDNLQAAETEPVQSFEGMGATCYPEGVYYRVWAPHAESVSVVGTFNDWKADANPLSQEENGHWGALIENSKEGDEYKFVLQTPSGELHRNDPYALKMTNSAGNCVVYNHASFDWQDVGFEIPSWHELVIYELHVGTFHVKEEGQIGTLYTAIEKLPYLKDMGFNAVELMPCSEFPGSRSWGYNPASPFAIESDYGGPDGLKAFVKAAHEAGIAVILDVVYNHFGPSDLDIWQFDGWHENDGGGIYFYNDWRAETPWGSTRPDYGRGEVRQYIHDNAMMWLREFRVDGLRMDMVPYIRNVKADGNPGNDIPEGISLMQWINKDIRECYPNCITIAEDMHSLDFITDSVEDGGLGYGSQWDARFVHSVREAIITANDQDRNMEDVVEAITHRYNEDSFQRIIYTESHDEVANGQARVAEEIADGDVNNWYSKKRAALGVALVLTSPGIPMVFQGQPLLEDKWFSDSDPIDWSRLEKFSGFANLHRDMIHMRRNWFGVTKGLQGQNVEIIRADKDKKVIVMHRWSEGGPKDSVVVVLNFSVETFHDYKVGFPRAGKWHLRFNSDNEQYDPEFSHLGVFDIETTDGEFDGLSAYAELQIPPYSVLVFSQED, encoded by the coding sequence ATGGATAATTTACAGGCCGCTGAAACAGAACCGGTTCAGAGTTTTGAAGGAATGGGTGCGACGTGCTACCCGGAAGGAGTTTATTACAGGGTGTGGGCGCCACACGCTGAAAGTGTTTCGGTAGTGGGGACTTTTAATGATTGGAAAGCAGATGCAAATCCCCTTTCACAAGAAGAAAACGGACATTGGGGTGCACTTATAGAGAATTCGAAGGAAGGTGATGAATACAAGTTTGTTTTACAGACACCATCCGGAGAATTGCACAGAAACGATCCTTATGCATTGAAGATGACCAACTCGGCCGGAAACTGCGTGGTTTACAACCACGCAAGTTTCGATTGGCAGGATGTTGGTTTTGAAATTCCAAGCTGGCACGAGCTGGTTATATATGAGCTTCACGTTGGAACATTCCATGTGAAAGAAGAAGGTCAAATCGGAACGTTATACACCGCTATTGAAAAGCTGCCATATCTCAAAGACATGGGTTTCAACGCTGTTGAATTAATGCCCTGTTCTGAGTTTCCAGGATCGCGCTCGTGGGGATATAATCCCGCAAGTCCTTTTGCAATAGAATCTGATTACGGCGGCCCTGATGGCTTGAAAGCATTCGTGAAAGCAGCACATGAGGCCGGCATAGCCGTTATCCTGGACGTGGTATATAACCACTTCGGGCCTTCGGACCTGGACATCTGGCAATTTGACGGATGGCATGAGAACGATGGCGGCGGCATTTACTTTTATAACGACTGGCGTGCAGAAACGCCTTGGGGCAGCACCCGCCCGGATTACGGCCGTGGCGAAGTAAGACAATACATTCATGACAATGCCATGATGTGGCTGCGCGAGTTCCGTGTAGATGGACTGAGAATGGATATGGTCCCTTACATACGGAATGTGAAAGCAGACGGAAATCCTGGTAACGATATACCTGAGGGCATTTCATTAATGCAATGGATCAATAAAGACATTCGCGAATGTTATCCAAACTGCATTACCATTGCAGAAGATATGCATTCGCTGGACTTCATTACGGACTCTGTCGAAGATGGAGGCCTGGGCTACGGTTCTCAATGGGATGCCAGGTTTGTGCATTCAGTTCGTGAAGCCATTATCACCGCTAACGATCAGGACCGGAATATGGAAGATGTTGTTGAAGCGATAACACACCGTTACAATGAAGATTCCTTTCAACGCATTATTTATACTGAATCACACGACGAAGTGGCTAACGGTCAGGCGCGCGTGGCGGAAGAGATTGCAGATGGCGATGTAAATAACTGGTATTCTAAAAAACGCGCTGCTCTGGGCGTTGCGCTGGTGCTTACTTCACCAGGCATTCCAATGGTTTTCCAGGGACAACCCTTGTTAGAAGATAAATGGTTTTCCGACAGCGACCCGATTGATTGGTCAAGACTGGAAAAATTCAGTGGATTTGCAAATTTACACCGTGATATGATCCATATGCGCCGGAACTGGTTCGGTGTAACCAAAGGGCTGCAAGGACAGAATGTTGAGATCATTCGCGCCGATAAAGACAAGAAAGTGATCGTGATGCACCGTTGGAGTGAAGGCGGGCCAAAAGACAGCGTTGTTGTCGTACTGAATTTTTCAGTTGAAACATTCCATGACTATAAAGTTGGTTTCCCAAGAGCCGGAAAATGGCACTTGCGATTTAACAGCGACAATGAGCAATACGATCCGGAATTCTCCCATCTGGGTGTGTTTGACATTGAAACAACGGATGGTGAATTTGACGGTCTGTCGGCTTACGCAGAATTGCAAATCCCACCTTATTCAGTGCTTGTATTCTCTCAGGAGGATTAA
- the lepB gene encoding signal peptidase I, with protein MSVTSIPRKPQQVKPKKSAFREWLDSVLFAVIAATLIRWLFFSAFVIPTSSMENSLLVGDYLFVSRLHYGTTTPVTPLQMPLTHQMIWGTKIPSYLDWIQLPQYRLPGFADVKRGDVVVFNLPVEHPNAYNKYSSVLPDLHPHPLDLRSNYIKRCVAIAGDKLEVRGGQVYVNGAAQKNPVRMQSEYFVSTSTPVNEQNVFRKNGITDFSQFTETFNDTIASNDQSGYIIKTTSAIAEKLKGFDFVKRIEPIYSSKGLKEPFLFPKTDLMYWNKDNYGPIMVPKEGLTIPMSPLNIALYGEIIRNYDGNDNVEIKEGEILQNGKVLTDYTFHQDYYFMMGDNRHNSADSRYWGFVPKDHIVGKAVFVWMSLDPDPVSFVNKIRWDRIFRIIE; from the coding sequence ATGTCTGTCACTTCTATTCCTCGAAAGCCTCAACAAGTTAAACCTAAAAAATCTGCATTCCGGGAATGGCTGGATTCTGTGCTGTTCGCGGTTATTGCTGCAACATTGATCCGTTGGCTATTTTTCAGCGCTTTTGTTATTCCTACATCTTCCATGGAGAATTCGCTTTTGGTAGGCGATTATTTGTTTGTGAGCAGGCTGCATTATGGCACAACCACACCCGTTACACCATTGCAAATGCCACTCACGCATCAAATGATCTGGGGCACGAAAATTCCGTCTTACCTGGATTGGATACAGCTGCCGCAGTACCGGCTTCCGGGATTTGCGGATGTGAAACGGGGCGATGTGGTAGTTTTTAATTTACCGGTGGAGCATCCCAATGCATATAATAAATACAGTTCCGTGCTGCCGGACCTGCATCCGCATCCGCTGGATCTGAGGTCCAATTATATCAAAAGATGTGTTGCTATCGCAGGGGATAAGCTCGAAGTAAGGGGTGGCCAGGTGTATGTGAATGGGGCAGCGCAAAAGAATCCGGTCCGGATGCAGAGTGAATATTTTGTGTCCACATCTACGCCGGTGAACGAACAAAATGTGTTTCGCAAAAATGGCATTACGGACTTCTCCCAATTCACGGAAACGTTTAACGACACCATTGCTTCCAATGATCAGTCGGGCTACATTATCAAGACAACCAGCGCGATTGCTGAGAAGTTGAAGGGTTTTGATTTTGTAAAAAGAATTGAGCCTATTTACAGCAGCAAAGGACTGAAAGAGCCTTTTCTATTTCCTAAGACGGATTTAATGTATTGGAATAAAGACAATTATGGCCCTATCATGGTGCCGAAAGAAGGATTGACCATTCCAATGTCTCCACTGAACATTGCCCTTTACGGAGAGATTATCAGAAATTATGACGGCAATGATAACGTAGAGATTAAGGAAGGGGAAATCCTTCAAAATGGAAAAGTGTTAACCGATTACACATTTCACCAGGATTACTATTTCATGATGGGCGATAACCGGCACAATTCAGCCGATTCAAGATATTGGGGATTTGTGCCCAAAGACCACATTGTTGGAAAAGCAGTTTTTGTATGGATGTCACTGGATCCCGATCCCGTTAGTTTTGTAAATAAAATACGCTGGGACCGGATTTTCAGGATAATTGAATAG
- a CDS encoding ParA family protein: protein MGKVIAIANQKGGVGKTTTAINLAASLAALEFRTLIIDADPQANSTSGLGFNPQEMENSIYECMVEQAKTADIILETDFPNLNLLPSHIDLVGAEIEMINLKNREQRMKDAIAEIREDYDFIIIDCSPSLGLITINSLTAADSVIIPVQCEYFALEGLGKLLNTITIIQSRLNTGLIIEGILLTMYDLRLRLSNQVVNEVTSHFESLVFNTIIPRNVRISEAPSYGIPVMAQDADSKGAVSYLNLAREILTKNGLLSSDRSMGVN from the coding sequence ATGGGCAAAGTAATTGCAATTGCAAACCAAAAGGGAGGAGTAGGAAAAACGACAACTGCCATTAATCTGGCGGCTAGTCTGGCGGCGCTGGAATTCCGTACGCTTATCATAGACGCTGACCCACAGGCCAATTCAACTTCCGGACTTGGTTTCAATCCGCAGGAGATGGAAAACAGCATTTACGAATGCATGGTGGAGCAGGCGAAAACGGCGGACATTATCCTGGAAACCGATTTTCCGAATCTAAATTTATTACCCTCACACATTGATCTCGTAGGTGCGGAAATAGAGATGATCAATCTCAAAAACCGCGAACAGCGCATGAAAGACGCTATTGCCGAGATTCGCGAAGACTACGATTTTATCATTATAGACTGTTCGCCCTCGCTAGGGCTTATCACGATCAACAGCCTTACCGCGGCCGATTCGGTCATTATCCCGGTTCAATGTGAATATTTTGCATTGGAAGGATTGGGTAAGTTGTTGAATACCATCACCATTATCCAATCCCGGCTCAACACGGGACTGATCATTGAAGGCATCCTGCTCACCATGTATGACCTGCGGCTCCGGCTTTCGAACCAGGTTGTGAACGAGGTGACCAGCCATTTTGAATCCCTGGTTTTCAACACCATTATCCCTCGAAATGTACGCATCAGCGAGGCGCCAAGCTACGGAATCCCCGTGATGGCGCAGGATGCGGACAGTAAAGGGGCGGTGAGCTATCTAAATCTGGCCAGGGAAATTCTTACTAAAAATGGTTTGCTGTCCTCGGACAGGTCGATGGGTGTAAACTGA
- the ald gene encoding alanine dehydrogenase: protein MIIGVPKEIKNNENRVAVTPAGVTEFRKHGHTVYVQAEAGKGSGFSDEQYAEAGATILNSIEEVYAIAEMIIKVKEPIASEYSLIKENQLLFTYFHFASSEPLTHAMIERKAVCLAYETVEKTDRSLPLLVPMSEVAGRMAIQEGAKYLEKPMGGFGILLGGVAGVKPANVLVLGGGIVGTQAAKMAAGLGANVTIVDISLPRLRYLEDIMPANVDTVMSNEYNIRELIKSTNLIIGGVLIPGAKAPSLITREMLKLMKPGTVMVDVAIDQGGCFETSKATTHEDPIYEVDGVVHYCVANMPGAVPYTSTLALTNATLPYALQLANKGWQSACATSEELRKGLNVVNGKVVFKGVSDAWNLPYTDVQEVF from the coding sequence ATGATCATTGGTGTCCCCAAAGAAATCAAGAACAATGAAAACCGCGTAGCCGTCACCCCCGCCGGAGTAACCGAATTCCGCAAACACGGACACACCGTATATGTACAGGCGGAGGCAGGCAAAGGCAGCGGTTTCAGCGACGAACAATATGCAGAAGCCGGCGCGACGATCCTCAACAGCATCGAAGAAGTCTACGCCATCGCTGAAATGATCATCAAGGTAAAAGAACCGATCGCCAGCGAATACAGCCTCATCAAAGAAAACCAGCTCCTCTTCACTTACTTCCACTTTGCCTCTTCCGAACCATTAACACACGCCATGATCGAGCGTAAGGCCGTTTGTCTGGCTTACGAAACGGTTGAAAAAACGGACCGCAGTTTGCCATTGCTGGTTCCTATGAGCGAAGTGGCCGGAAGGATGGCGATCCAGGAAGGGGCCAAATATTTAGAGAAACCGATGGGCGGTTTCGGAATTCTCTTGGGTGGCGTTGCGGGTGTGAAACCTGCTAATGTGCTCGTACTGGGCGGAGGGATCGTCGGAACACAAGCTGCAAAAATGGCTGCGGGACTGGGTGCCAACGTAACGATCGTAGACATTAGCCTGCCGAGATTACGTTACCTGGAAGACATTATGCCTGCGAATGTGGACACCGTGATGTCCAACGAATACAACATTCGCGAGCTCATTAAAAGCACAAACCTGATCATTGGTGGTGTGCTGATCCCGGGAGCAAAAGCGCCTTCACTGATCACACGGGAAATGCTTAAACTGATGAAACCCGGCACCGTAATGGTGGATGTGGCGATTGACCAGGGCGGATGTTTTGAAACTTCCAAAGCAACAACCCACGAAGATCCTATATATGAAGTGGACGGAGTTGTGCACTATTGCGTGGCCAACATGCCCGGCGCTGTGCCCTACACTTCTACCCTCGCCCTGACAAATGCAACATTGCCTTATGCATTGCAGCTCGCCAACAAAGGCTGGCAAAGCGCCTGCGCTACGAGCGAAGAGCTGCGTAAGGGTCTGAATGTCGTAAACGGAAAGGTGGTTTTCAAAGGCGTTTCGGATGCCTGGAACCTTCCGTATACAGACGTGCAGGAAGTTTTTTAA
- the dapB gene encoding 4-hydroxy-tetrahydrodipicolinate reductase — protein sequence MRILLLGYGKMGKTIEKIALERGHSIVGKIDIDNRSEMDALQPADVDVAIEFSAPEAAYHNITYCLKKGWPVVSGTTGWLEHRAEIEKLCVQQNGAFFYASNYSIGVNLFFRLNRQLARLMNGHGYEQYMTEIHHIHKLDAPSGTAITLAEAITDEIDNLEGWKLAPETESGYLQITSKREGEVPGTHIVRYESEVDTIEISHTAHSRAGFALGAVVSAEWLPGRNGVFGMNDLLKI from the coding sequence ATGAGGATTTTATTATTGGGATATGGAAAGATGGGAAAGACGATTGAAAAGATTGCACTCGAAAGAGGACATTCGATCGTAGGGAAAATTGACATTGATAACCGCTCGGAAATGGATGCATTGCAGCCTGCCGATGTGGATGTTGCCATTGAATTCAGTGCTCCCGAAGCTGCCTATCACAATATTACATACTGTTTGAAAAAAGGCTGGCCCGTAGTAAGCGGCACAACCGGCTGGCTCGAACACCGGGCAGAAATTGAAAAGCTTTGTGTGCAGCAAAACGGTGCTTTCTTTTATGCTTCCAATTACAGCATTGGTGTAAACCTTTTCTTTCGCCTCAACCGTCAGCTGGCCAGGCTGATGAACGGACATGGTTACGAACAATACATGACCGAAATTCACCACATTCACAAGCTGGACGCGCCCAGCGGCACGGCAATCACACTCGCAGAAGCGATTACAGACGAGATCGACAACCTGGAAGGCTGGAAACTGGCTCCTGAAACGGAAAGCGGTTACCTGCAAATTACCTCCAAAAGGGAGGGTGAAGTGCCCGGAACGCACATTGTCCGCTATGAGTCGGAAGTGGATACCATTGAAATTTCACATACTGCGCACAGTCGGGCAGGTTTTGCATTGGGCGCCGTGGTTTCGGCCGAATGGCTTCCTGGCAGAAATGGTGTTTTTGGTATGAATGACCTTCTGAAAATCTAA